One Tenebrio molitor chromosome 2, icTenMoli1.1, whole genome shotgun sequence genomic region harbors:
- the LOC138124107 gene encoding uncharacterized protein isoform X2: MLHHVLVCITAFVCLSASSNEGVGAINPQATSPLNNFLKEIADFANIVESGSDQKYESNAIKRKDSFDDSSLNEATNEKCVNCGSSGRESQEENSKRGLGQMGTSFVDKIFGRLQRESEDSEDKDDENGVEGKIKDPDFIEEQEKAENVTKNSKKILDEIDNVPKEEEEDEACREIENEGGIKTSQAFVEESEPAKAHALVEDSEKIQSFVNDNQNGQGLGSKNDILEIHFYKYLPDTGGIKISPENEKQVLINLRPKPRKVQLYKRPEAYNHIALVSNNEKLVQIPAVKFTVVPGEGQHLLGRRRRNNGYKSSYVSRHGKQSSHFKIRATDKL; encoded by the exons ATGCTTCACCATGTATTAGTCTG taTTACCGCGTTCGTGTGTCTTTCTGCGTCGAGCAATGAGGGAGTTGGTGCAATAAACCCACAGGCAACATCGCCGcttaataactttttgaaaGAGATCGCCGATTTTGCTAATATAGTCGAGTCAGGGTCGGATCAGAAGTATGAATCTAACGCGATCAAAAGAAAAGACAGTTTTGATGACAGTTCATTAAACGAAGCCACAAACGAGAAGTGTGTAAATTGTGGGAGTAGTGGGCGAGAAAGTCAAGAAGAAAATTCTAAAAGAGGGTTGGGCCAGATGGGGACCTCATTTGTCGACAAAATTTTTGGGCGCTTACAGCGAGAGTCTGAAGATTCAGAAGACAAAGACGACGAAAATGGCGTTGAAGGGAAAATTAAGGATCCAGACTTCATCGAGGAACAAGAAAAAGCTGAAAACGTGACGAAGAATTCGAAGAAAATTCTGGACGAAATCGACAATGTTCCCAAAGAGGAAGAAGAAGACGAGGCTTGTCGAGAGATTGAAAATGAAGGGGGTATTAAAACATCGCAAGCGTTCGTGGAAGAAAGTGAACCGGCAAAAGCGCACGCACTGGTTGAAGATAGTGAGAAAATTCAATCGTTCGTTAACGATAACCAAAATGGGCAAGGGCTTG GAtcaaaaaatgacatcttAGAAATACATTTCTACAAGTACTTGCCGGACACTGGCGGTATCAAAATTTCGCCCGAAAATGAAAAGCAGGTCCTGATCAATTTACGTCCAAAACCTCGAAAAGTTCAGTTGTATAAACGCCCAGAAGCATACAACCACATTGCTCTCGTTTCAAATAACGAAAAGTTGGTGCAAATTCCTGCCGTTAAGTTTACCGTAGTACCGGGAGAAGGTCAGCATTTGCTGGGAAGACGAAGACGAAATAACGGTTACAAATCTTCCTACGTGTCTAGACATGGAAAGCAATCCTCGCATTTCAAAATCAGAGCAACGGATAAACTTTAG
- the LOC138124107 gene encoding uncharacterized protein isoform X1, which translates to MLHHVLVCITAFVCLSASSNEGVGAINPQATSPLNNFLKEIADFANIVESGSDQKYESNAIKRKDSFDDSSLNEATNEKCVNCGSSGRESQEENSKRGLGQMGTSFVDKIFGRLQRESEDSEDKDDENGVEGKIKDPDFIEEQEKAENVTKNSKKILDEIDNVPKEEEEDEACREIENEGGIKTSQAFVEESEPAKAHALVEDSEKIQSFVNDNQNGQGLGKGSKNDILEIHFYKYLPDTGGIKISPENEKQVLINLRPKPRKVQLYKRPEAYNHIALVSNNEKLVQIPAVKFTVVPGEGQHLLGRRRRNNGYKSSYVSRHGKQSSHFKIRATDKL; encoded by the exons ATGCTTCACCATGTATTAGTCTG taTTACCGCGTTCGTGTGTCTTTCTGCGTCGAGCAATGAGGGAGTTGGTGCAATAAACCCACAGGCAACATCGCCGcttaataactttttgaaaGAGATCGCCGATTTTGCTAATATAGTCGAGTCAGGGTCGGATCAGAAGTATGAATCTAACGCGATCAAAAGAAAAGACAGTTTTGATGACAGTTCATTAAACGAAGCCACAAACGAGAAGTGTGTAAATTGTGGGAGTAGTGGGCGAGAAAGTCAAGAAGAAAATTCTAAAAGAGGGTTGGGCCAGATGGGGACCTCATTTGTCGACAAAATTTTTGGGCGCTTACAGCGAGAGTCTGAAGATTCAGAAGACAAAGACGACGAAAATGGCGTTGAAGGGAAAATTAAGGATCCAGACTTCATCGAGGAACAAGAAAAAGCTGAAAACGTGACGAAGAATTCGAAGAAAATTCTGGACGAAATCGACAATGTTCCCAAAGAGGAAGAAGAAGACGAGGCTTGTCGAGAGATTGAAAATGAAGGGGGTATTAAAACATCGCAAGCGTTCGTGGAAGAAAGTGAACCGGCAAAAGCGCACGCACTGGTTGAAGATAGTGAGAAAATTCAATCGTTCGTTAACGATAACCAAAATGGGCAAGGGCTTGGTAAAG GAtcaaaaaatgacatcttAGAAATACATTTCTACAAGTACTTGCCGGACACTGGCGGTATCAAAATTTCGCCCGAAAATGAAAAGCAGGTCCTGATCAATTTACGTCCAAAACCTCGAAAAGTTCAGTTGTATAAACGCCCAGAAGCATACAACCACATTGCTCTCGTTTCAAATAACGAAAAGTTGGTGCAAATTCCTGCCGTTAAGTTTACCGTAGTACCGGGAGAAGGTCAGCATTTGCTGGGAAGACGAAGACGAAATAACGGTTACAAATCTTCCTACGTGTCTAGACATGGAAAGCAATCCTCGCATTTCAAAATCAGAGCAACGGATAAACTTTAG
- the LOC138124105 gene encoding CBP80/20-dependent translation initiation factor, which produces MSGAGRGRGWLNLPKSAEPPRPTGLHKPTVNNTSPVPQINSPYKELIDRMKEINLNDDGIMFNKKMKYVQEYWLQECGNEEEVKVSFEHLYNGCLHDADLASKLVALVAARSFTTQEIHNCSLRHQFLTNLQRDFENSNQLQTTSPLMFRNCVHMIGEFYSKAKLANGEPFNFLAVPFLSCLELLLNSKSLPDLVLFTNQLFLNGVALRSTAPDELSKLGIKIRMLLVIEPQLVKDAKLWLLLALDLFSVRFGVLPTEIYKYYEDQLGSIAMSSFPKPHDALSIQTVHSSKILDSYQSNVNVLQISTSPSETTQNDIQGSQFTNVPEYNNVQQNSGFVKDVPAKSKEKTGRPILGAGARFIKKGNEENGTWSNKQNSGSGRPHHNKKSPSSHKNNKGWEHDDRFENDYN; this is translated from the exons ATGTCGGGGGCAGGTCGAGGCAGGGGATGGCTGAATTTGCCAAAAAGTGCGGAGCCCCCTAGACCGACGGGCTTGCACAAACCGACGGTAAACAACACTTCTCCAGTGCCGCAAATCAATAGTCCTTACAAGGAACTAATTGATCGCATGAAGGAAATCAACCTGAACGACGACGGGATCATGTTCAACAAGAAGATGAAGTATGTGCAAGAGTACTGGTTGCAGGAGTGCGGTAACGAGGAGGAGGTTAA GGTCAGCTTTGAGCACCTCTACAACGGATGCTTGCACGATGCCGATCTGGCGTCCAAGCTTGTGGCGCTTGTAGCTGCCCGCTCCTTCACCACACAGGAAATACACAACTGCAGCCTTCGCCATCAGTTTTTGACGAATTTGCAGCGCGACTTTGAAA ACAGCAACCAATTACAAACTACTAGCCCACTGATGTTTCGCAACTGTGTTCATATGATAGGAGAATTTTATAGTAAAGCTAAATTAGCAAATGGGGAACCGTTCAACTTTTTAGCAGTCCCATTTTTGTCATGTTTAGAATTATTGCTCAACAGTAAATCCCTACCAGATCTCGTTTTATTTACTAATCAG ttgtttttgaaTGGAGTTGCTTTGAGGAGTACTGCCCCAGATGAACTCTCAAAATTGGGAATTAAAATTCGAATGTTGTTGGTGATAGAGCCCCAACTTGTAAAGGATGCAAAATTGTGGCTCCTGTTGGCCTTAGATCTGTTCAGTGTGAGATTTGGGGTACTGCCCACAGAGATTTATAAGTACTATGAAGATCAGCTTGGTAGCATAGCGATGAGTAGTTTCCCG AAACCGCACGACGCCTTAAGCATCCAAACGGTGCACTCTAGCAAGATCCTTGACAGCTACCAGAGCAACGTTAACGTCCTTCAGATATCGACCTCTCCTTCTGAAACCACGCAGAACGACATTCAAGGCTCTCAGTTCACGAACGTCCCCGAGTACAACAACGTACAACAAAACAGCGGCTTTGTCAAAGACGTACCCGCGAAAAGCAAAGAGAAAACGGGAAGACCGATCCTCGGTGCAGGTGCGAGATTTATCAAGAAAGGGAACGAAGAGAATGGCACGTGGAGTAACAAGCAAAACAGCGGCTCGGGGCGGCCACATCACAACAAAAAGTCTCCGTCAAGTCACAAGAACAACAAAGGGTGGGAACATGATGACAGGTTTGAAAATGACTACAACTAA